The sequence below is a genomic window from Monodelphis domestica isolate mMonDom1 chromosome 2, mMonDom1.pri, whole genome shotgun sequence.
ttacaaaaaaaaacaaacaaacaaacaacaacaacatggaaataggttctgatcaaggacgcatgtaatacccaatgaaattgcttatcggctgcaggaagggtcGGGGGAGAGgcgggagggaaataatgtaactcttgtaaccaaagaataatgttctaaattgactaaataaattaattttttaaaatggcaatcagggttaagggaCATGCTCCAgggcacacagctaagaagtgtctgagaacagacttgaacccacatctttctgattccagcccCAGCACTCTAGGCACTTTGCTACCTGGCTGTCTCCATCTTGGTTTCTTTTCTTgtgaaaccctcaccttcttagTTAAAAATGGTCATCGGGGTTAAGGGACACactcaggggcacacagctaagaagtgtctgaggtcacatttgaacccacatccttctAATTCAAGCcctagcactctagccactgtgctatcTGGCTTTTTCcatcttggtttctttatctgtaaaatgaggcagttgggcTAAATGAACTTAAAAGTTCCATCcttctctaaatatatgatcttatgTAGAGCACTTTGTAGTCACTTAAGTGCCCACTATTTATAACAGCACCTTATATAAAAAGGGGAGCACCTTAAATTCTGACAGACACACCCACCCATTTGGAGGGGTTTCATTGTGAATGATTGGTCCAGTGGTTGCAAAATATTGCTCTTTTGGTAGGGGAGGAGTGGATCCTGACCAGTGATTTTGTTTGTTGTCAGGGAACTCCTAGACTAAAGCCTCCCTCCACTGATACAGATTGGCAGCTACTCTGTAACTCAGTCTTAAGAGAATTACCCATCTTACTAAGGAGCAAAGTGACTTCACCAGAGACATGTGGCCAGGTTGtttagaggcagaacttgaatccagaccCCCTCCACTCTGAGGTCTTCCCTCCAGCCCCCACACTATCATATCTCACAATCATCAGCACTAAATAAGGAATTTGACTCTAAACACAATGAACATCCTGGAAACTCTCTAACTTCCCGGGGCTTCATTCCGGCACgacagttttctcattttatgttTCACACGACACTAATAGAACGGGTTCCGATAGTTTGTGATAAATCATGAAGGTCTGGAAATACAGTATCTCATGGCAAACAACTTGATTCGGAAAGGCTTAACATCCCAATGCCTTCCGGGATGCGTAAATCTCTTAACTAGACAGCTGGATAGGTAAAAACATTAAACCCTTTTTAGAGGGCAATCTCTTTACAAAATGGTTTCATTAATACGAGTGACAATTTGCATGATTGAGACATTCATATGTAtcataaacataatttttttaaaaaaaatccagagtTCAGTGGGGTGCTGTCACATAGGGAGGGCTGCCCTTGATTTTTAGCGGCACTTGCTGTTAGGGACTCGGGAGCCATCTTCCTTCTATGGCATGATGAATATGAAATCAGGGCTTTTTAAAGAACAGTACATTTCACAGACTAATAACGGAGCAAACGCGGTGGACGAAAGGTGAATGTGTCCacgtatgtttttcttttttggtgttttttttcccttctttcaagCAACGTTTTAAGGCAGGGGGGTAggtgacagagagaaaaaagctgCCTACCCCATCCCTATTCACATAAAAATAAACCTAAGTGTTTTCAGTAGCTTTCTATCCACCCAGAGCATCCCCATTAAAGCCCATTTTATTGTTTGAAATGCCTCTGGTTTCAAGGAAGTGTTTTACCTAAAGCAAGACTACTACTTAAATATTCTCTATTGTATATTCATAGCTCCATTAGTCCTTCTCCAATTTAGCACATCAAAGCGAAAGCTTCATCACTTGCTATGTGGATTATACGAACATGAGTGACATTTGTAATCTTAGAGGTCTGcaacttaagaaatgcttttaaaaGCTTGTTATTAAATAGGTAGCAGGGTTTCAGGAGCCCGCCGTATATAATAGTTCATTTAAAGTCTTTAATGAACTTAGACCTCTAAATCACTAAATGCCAGACTACATTACTTACTCCAAGTTATTAACCATCTTCTTAGTATTTCTAGGTTAGATCGGACAACTGAAAAGCTGTGGGAAATGCCAGGGGGGGCTGGAGGGGGTTAcgctcaggaaggaaggaaaaagacagaaagtGGTTGCAATTCAACCCACACTTTACGCTCCTCCTTTAGCTTCAGTAGTCAGAAGGACCTTTAGCCAGCATCCTAAAGAATCAGAGTAAGAATCATTTTTTCAAAAGCAGAAATCAAAGTAGCCGTCCCTGTATACCACCAGACTCTTGACCAGCAACTGCCAAACACTAGAATTCAAGCTTCTATGGCAtttctgcattttcttctttctagaaAAAAACTCACCAGACTAAAGTAGGGTAACAGCCATCTTCTTTGTCCTATTTATAGAATGCATATAGTTTTCGAATGACCCCCTACCACCACACCACCCCGCCTCCACCCCCAGTGTGAAACATGGAAAGTACCAAATGAGGCCTGGGTGGGGAGCAAAGCAGGAGGCCTCAACGGGAAACTGGCTGCTGGTTTTAGATATGCAGAGCTCGACTTCTATGATTATGTAGCCTATCTGTATTACCACAGACAGTGTATGTATCAGGAGCTTTCCGCATCccagataaaacaaaataaatactatttttaaaagcaaaaaggaaatcaaaagtcTGAGTATCAACACACTTCATTTTATTAGACTGCGATAAAAAGTCGTAAGTGAGATTTGCCAACGGTTAATCCGTCCAGTCCCCATAGCAGCATCGGCAACTGTCTAAGAGTTGCCAGGGTTTCTCTCCATCCCGGGCACTAGACGGGTGCCTTCTGGGTCATCCAAAATGTCTTTTCCCCAGGGTGTCTCAAAGGGGGTTGAGGGAGTCATGGGAGATACTGGGCAGTCTCAAAACTAGTAAATAAATATCTCAAGGATAAAgaaggcagagaaaagaaaaaagcagaaggGAGGGTGGAAGGAACAAAAGGGcaatgagaggggaaaaaacccaaaataaacaGATCCCACTATACACCACTTCTGGTACTTCAAACTCAATGGGAAACGGCTTCTTCCCACTATCAAAGATGGCCATAAAATGAGCTCTGGGCTCCTGTCAGCTAATGGAACCTGCAAACAGGCACCTGCAAGGTTTAGAGATGCTATTTCCTTCAAAAACCATAAACTGGGGGGGACAGACATTGGTCATTAGGCCTCTTGCTTTAACATGCTTTTCTTCAGTATTCTCCAAGTGGAAAGGGGCTGAGGAACTGGAACAATCCGATGGTGAATACTCGATATTTATCTCTATGTATGTGTACctacataacacacacacacacgcacacacacacacacacacacacacacacacacacacacacacacgcacagcTTCATTGCTACCTGGGAGAATGGATATGAGATGCTCACTAGTATCAGAATTAATATTCTGAACGGGGGAAAGAGAAAGCTGTTTTGAAGCTTTACCCGGGTATCTCTGCCAGAGATAACATGGTGAAGTAGTTTGAGGAAAGCCTTATTGGCAGAGAGTGGGAAAACAAAGATGACACCTCCctacccaaaataaataaaatgaacttgCAGTCAAAGCAACACAAATAAAAAGTCTTCAAAATACAGGACCAAAAAAGTGTTTAAAACCAAACACGGTTTGgtattttccttttaagtttttattatttaaatacacCATACTAGAGCAAATGTCTCTGAAAATATCACAAATAAAAGATTTGTCTTCATTCAGCAAATTagaaggggaggaggggcagAATTTCTACACAGTAGCTGCTATgagcctgactttttttttccaatttttccttttttttttgccatgggAAGTAGCAACATTAGGACAAAAACacttacatgcatacatacattgtATTTTACAGAGATACAATAAAAGTGTTTGTGTGATTGAGTATCACAAAAGCcacatctctttcctttatctcatgTTCAGTTTGGATTGAAACACATTTCCTTACGACACTTAAATATACAGAGAGCAAAGAGAATGTTGTTAAGGAAAAACACAGGGTACAAACTCCGGCCAGTGCCCTGCTAATTGTTAATGAGGGTAGAAAGCAGATTTGAATGCTTCTTTTAATTAGCTTCATTAgtcatttccctcccccccccctcccagccccctcccccccaaagatGTCCTCCGGTGGATCTTTTTTCATATTCTCTACAGTCTCCCATTAGCCCAGGTTCATGGAGTCCTTAATGCTCgtattcagtcattttaataCACCAATAAATGTGGGAAGGGCAATCAGGAATAAAGAAGGTGCAGTGGCATGAAGCTGGCACTGGGGCTAGCTACAAAGGTGACTTGTCTACTGGAGACACATGGGATCCATCTGGGATGAACAAAATTTGAGATGAAGGCACGCATTCTGCATTACTCTGACCTTTTAGCAGACctgtaagaaatggaaaaaaaaatgggcatCTTAGCCAAAACCGCTAAACGTGAGAGATAGGAAACTCAAACATGACTGCTTTTGTCTTCTCCACATTCACTAATCCGCTTTTATTAGAACTACTTTCCAACTGTGACTTGACTGAAGCTTTCTATGCTACTTACTCAGGCGCTGGACAGCCAAGGCATAACGTCTCCTACAGATTTTACTAGCAAGGAAAATGAGACAGTAAACAGACTTTCCGAAAGTTTCTGAGAGTGACGTCCTCTCTGAGGAAGGGCTTAAATTGGTTACGGGTGGCTTCCccttttagaaaaataatgatgGAGGATGGGATGCCTTGACCTTGAAGAAAGCAGTAGCACCTTCCCATCCTTCGAAAGGTCACATCCATCTCAGCAATTCTTTTGCGAGTAGTTTGGAGTTCCAAGTACCCAACGAGCTAGCAAACTCTCTCTCCCCTTATAATGGCTGCAGATATTAAGCCTATAAGGTAAGAGAAGCCCCGTCTCCTCGTAACCTATGGATAGGAttcttcccttctgatttctCATCTGCTATGTTACTTAATGTTACATAAACATGGCAATACATGAAGTCAAACCCATGTGCTTCCACACTTGATATGTTAATGAATTGTGATAATTAAAAGTGCCTAGCTCAAGAGAAATCCGACTTTCATAGGCAAGTTGGAAATGATCATCCACAGTCTTCAAATCCAATCTGTTTGCAATtaccaaaatgaaataatatctattcagttttgatggttttttaaatgacatttcaAGCTTCCCAGGAAGTTTTCTTTTCACCCTTTCCCTAAGTTACTAAAAGCCTGAGGTCTATTAGTACCGGCAACCCCCCACTTTCCAGCTAATTAAAGTGGTGGAGGCTGAATTCCCCAGAGTTGAAGCTCAGTGTGAGAAAGGTAATTTGTCTGTCCAGAACAAAGATTAGGGAGCAGCCAGCAagcatatttaataaatgagcATCCAGTGTCCTCCACGATGGACACACACCCGCACGCCACCAATTATGTAACTACAAGGGAATTGCTGAGTGATATGGAAACTAGAAGACTCTCGAAATTTTCCTCGAACAGAATAGAGAGATGAAATCTAACTCCCATTTTATTGAAAAGTATAGATAAGTTGATGCTCTGTACAACGGTCTGATGGAAGCCTCACTTTTAAGTGGAAGGGGGAATCGGGTAACAGGCGGCGATTTATAGAACTCTATGGAAGGTATCTGAGTGTGTTTATTTGGCCCTATAGACAGGCTATAAATGTTCTCCTGAGGATAACTAAGCTTCCTTTAAATGATACAGCCTACagggctttttcttttctgttcctttttttagGTCCTGACACACTAGTGCTCTGACATTTCACTCAAGAGGAGGCATCCGATTTAAAggcttgaaattatttttcttagaatACACAATCAATGATGCAGAActacatctgaaaaaaaaaaaatacacacaaatcCTGTGGACAGATCTTATACAAGACAGTGGAACTTTAAAAGGGGCTAAGTAAGTTGGTGTTTTCTATACAATGAGCAGTCTTGAAAAGACAATGTCGAAATAATCAGCTTATtctatacataaatacatacgtATATTCTACTGGTACACACATACCAGTAGAAATGTAGgtatgttttatatgtatgttCAACATATAATTGGACCTATAGATAGGCTATGACTGAATACAAACGGCTATTTTTCTATATGGTAAACTCAGTCATGGAATAAGAAATTTGATAACTAGGCTGTTACCTCTCTGAAAAAAAGAAGCCACAGAAGCTAAATTTACAAAAAGGAAGAATTCGTGAACGCCTTCCCCCTTACTTTCTCGTTAAtctatgtgaagtgctttgcaaaccttaacgtATGCTATAAACACTGGTTGGTGTTATTGTTTGTGATACTAACAATGGAGATAATGTGTATCTGTGATATATTCTACTTCCCCAAATCATCACTTATGAAACCACTACTTACTAAACCTATTATTCTCACCAAAAATCCAAAGATAATACCATTAACAGGGGAAATGGTTTTAATCAGTCCCCAAAGAGTCCACTTTTCAAAAAGCATCTAAGAAGCacatattctaaaattttatttccttgtgcTTTTTAGGTGCTATTAACTTTTGGGACCCCCATCTGACTTCTTCTATTTCCAGGGCTCAAAAGAGTTTATTGCTAGGATTGGGTTCTTTTTCCTGAAGCTAGGTTCTGTTGTTCAAAAGAAGGATCCCCCAGATTCCTTTCCTGCCAAATAGGGGGGAGATACTCTCCAGAAAGAAGTTAATaactctattttctcttttataggaAAGCTTTAACAGGAAGCCATGTTTTCCTGCCACCGTCTCCTTTCTCAAACTCTTCTTCTATCTCACTGAGTATAACAGAATGCAGTTTAATATACCAAGAGAACAACACTGAGACCTTGTTCTTATTTCTCTTAAGTGTCCTCTGCACTCAGAGGCCTTGGTTGGCAAATGTGGCTGCCTCCCTTTGACCCGCTTCACAGGCCTTCTccaattttccatttcttctctacaTACTACATTCTTCACCATGCGTGGTGGTGAAGCTATAACAATCATTTTTACGCTTTGCTAAAGCCAGGAGAAGAAATGGGATAAAGCAAGTGACAAACCTAAGATcccattcaaagaaaaattaagctTCTATATTGcggcagaagagaggaaaaaagaaatcagccCCTTGGTTCTTGGAgcacatttaacttttttttttcactctgtaTAAATAGGGATGACTTTACCTCTCTTTCAAAATCACTATCTACAAGTATTCATTTAACAGATTCTTTGCTCTTTTAAATCTGCACTgcaaatttatttcattaaaattcacAAACATATATATCTACAAACTGCTACATTTAATTTGTACTTCCTTGATGGGATGACTTTGATATCTTTGGCCAACATTAAGTAGTCACAGTAACAAGAAATTAGGACTTTTGTACTTGGCTAAAAGCTATTGAGTTTCCTTGATTAACTGACAccgtaataaatatttttatttacttaatttgtTCATGTTTGCTTTCCGAGACAGAGATTAAAGTTTTAATTCAATTTAGTTCATAATTTAGGTGGGGGCAGGGGATTGAGAGAGAAGACAAAGTCATTAATACCATGACGGTCTTTTTTTCTAATggctaaaatttaaataaaaaaaacaacaaaaaactgacatttggtttttgtctttgtaagtTACAAGAGACAAAGAAACCTACTATTTTTCCTCCAGACTTCTGAAGCTTGCTGAATTCCTCTTTTCAGATAAATGTTATTTTTCGTGATCCTTGCAACAGACATTAATGAAGTTCCTATTGTAAATCTATAAAGAATTACCAAGTGAAGTGTGTGCTTTTTGTTTCAATGCAATAACTCAGTCCTATGCGATTGCCTGGGTTAATGATGAAAAAGTCAAATAGACTATCAGAGCTGATGGAAAAATCTATCACCAATCTGAAATTAAAATTCATCTGTGGTCAATAAGATTTAATATCCATGCAAGTGGCGCTGTAAAGAGTAAATGAATCAATGTCATCAATACATAATCAGTATGAAATATGATGTGAATAAAATTATGTGTGAGACTCATACATTTCACTATTTTCTGGACCAGTGTGGAATGAACAGTCTCTTAACTGAAGGTTGACAGTAATTGTTACAAATTAAGCACAGTGGTTATCAAAATGCACTCACTTGCATAGCTGTAAGACTTATTAAGGAGATTAAAATAGATCTCAAACTATCCAGTTCTTGAGATGCTGAACAACTGTTGATCGGAACATTTTCCTCTGAAATGCCTTCTAATGCGCCATGATTTGTACCCGGATATAATTTACTCATCTCTAAGTATGGTCCAGAGGTTTTCCAGTTATGGATCAGAGAGAGATACATAATCTTTAATGGCGCTATTAGTGGTACAGAGCTTGGGGAGACTGAGAACTTTGTTTTAAATGTCATAACTTATTCAAATTTATGGGCCCACCAATCAACAGAAATGTTCTCCTCCAGTATTACAGTATGTTTTGTAAAACTgctattctaaaaataaatgcaaagcaaATTGGTTGGGGAGGGATGGCAGGTGTCTAGATTTCAACCATCAACACAGGAATCTTTTCTTCATGACAAGGACCTGTAGTCCCTTTTACAACCATAAAGGTTCTAATTTTCCTCCCAAGACCACCTATGGCATTCTGTTTCTGCATCTCAAAATCATCCAAGGGGATCTGGTACTCAGGAAGTTTCATGTTAGATTTGGTTTCACATGTCCCAAGCCAGAGCTAAAGTTAAGGCTAGAACCAAATCAGGACAAGCAGGTATCCCCAGGAGGTATCCCCTCGGACCTCAGGGCATTTGCATGTGATCACACTGTTTCTGAACACCAGACCTGGACTCTCATCTGCATCTCTTATAAGGGTgtaggcaaaagaaaaagaaaaagcccagAAAACTCAAGATTGGAAGAGGCGAGCTGTCCCACCTTGCTCTAAGAAAGCTCATTAGTAATTGTTGGGTATTCACCTTCTGGTCTGACAGTAGTGGATTGCTTTGAAGTGAATTCAAATGACCATTGATGAGAGCTGTAGGTCTATCATGTTCACAAAATAAACTGCCATTGATGTAGTGAAACCGGTCTCCCGGGACCAGGCGATTCCGGCAGGTAGAGCATGTAAAACActggaaaggaaagataaaatcCATTGGAAACAGGTGTAAAAATTAAGTCTTTTGATGCCAAGTCTGGAGCAACCACTCAAGACAGGGGCATCTATCAAGTATGAAAACACTTGAATTTTAAGGTTTGttggcttttttccccccatagGCAATTCCCAGGGATAGCCACCCCAATTCAATGGATGTGTATATTGTATGTAATAATCACACAGGGACCCCTCCCATGGAAAACACCTCTGTGAGCCCTTCTAGTCTGAAAGGGTCCCTTGGTAGTCACAGTACATAGATCTGAGCAAAGAGTTTATACTAGGGTGAGGGAGTACCCCCAATGAGAAAGCAATGAAACCCCAAGAGCCAGAGGACGAGAGGGGGGGCCAAGTGCTACCTTCAGATGATAAACGTTGCCTTGCGCCCGCATGACAAGCTCACTGGCAGGGATGGACTGTCCACAAGCGCTGCATGCCCCACTGTTCCCAAATAACCTGAAACAAAGGTGAGGGCAACCATGAATGTTTCAGCTACATCAAAAGAACTCCTGTTCAGTCTTCCCTCCACCCCAATATGTCCCTGCCCTCCAGTCCCACCAGGCTATTCTTTTTTGAGTCACATCCTCAGAGTTCTGTAACTGATTTACATAAAATAGGAAACCTATTTTGAGGGAGGGGATTGACTAACTTCTGCCCACCACACAGGAAGAGTAAGCACTAGATTTAATCAAAAATATTGACTTACACCTCTAGCAAATACAAAAGAATTCTGTACTACACACATTTTTATCAGATTACTGAgttcatcataaaaaaaaaagatacaattcaTGACTGGAGTTTAAATGCATTGTGTCCTTGAAATTATATGAAGAACTCTTTTGTACTTTAATCATATCTTGAGATATGAGTCATCAAAAGGGTTAAGAGGATTTGATTGTATATCTAAGAAGACATCATGCTCAGTGTATTGAAACTCCAGTAAACCTCCATCAGTGCAGAGTTTCCATTA
It includes:
- the LMO4 gene encoding LIM domain transcription factor LMO4 — encoded protein: MVNPGSSSQPPPVTAGALSWKRCAGCGGKIADRFLLYAMDSYWHSRCLKCSCCQAQLGDIGTSCYTKSGMILCRNDYIRLFGNSGACSACGQSIPASELVMRAQGNVYHLKCFTCSTCRNRLVPGDRFHYINGSLFCEHDRPTALINGHLNSLQSNPLLSDQKVC